A single region of the Eulemur rufifrons isolate Redbay chromosome 8, OSU_ERuf_1, whole genome shotgun sequence genome encodes:
- the LDLRAD2 gene encoding low-density lipoprotein receptor class A domain-containing protein 2, giving the protein MEAHLPQLPLRLLLLGVAALTVSALETADLVALCGRTWQADGLLLRSHSESRRFYFVAPDTDCRLWVQAAAPGDRIRFQFRFFLVYSLTPASPVSPAPSASSPEPADPCAPGSFLQFYEGSPGAPRALGAPVCGLTIPAPVASSGPFLGLRLVTRGRQPRVDFVGEVTSFRSGPCGAYFRCGNGRCIPPSLVCDPWGMDNCGDGSDQSSRPPADCRGPSLVPGQTGSTDAGASKPPTLLLPLGSAGPLWAAAERSTPLGRDPAQRNATVEGPQLRGVAVASSLLLASAGLLVGFLWCCCSPGRLARQRQPGARDLRLRCRAACTTCYTYPCQVAGEAQGCGPRLALPGMRTAPGLQKWAVGSTLGGPIQEGEWGQFWAYAATVPEP; this is encoded by the exons ATGGAGGCTCATCTTCCGCAGCTGCCCCTAAGGCTGCTCCTCCTGGGGGTAGCTGCCCTGACTGTGTCTGCTCTGGAGACAG CCGACCTGGTGGCCCTGTGCGGGCGGACGTGGCAGGCGGACGGGCTGCTGCTGCGCTCGCACTCTGAGTCGCGCAGATTCTACTTCGTGGCTCCGGACACCGACTGCCGGCTCTGGGTGCAGGCCGCGGCCCCTGGCGACAGGATCCGCTTCCAGTTCCGCTTCTTCCTGGTCTACAGCCTGACCCCGGCGTCCCCCGTGTCCCCCGCGCCCAGCGCCTCCTCCCCAGAGCCGGCCGACCCGTGCGCCCCCGGCTCCTTCCTGCAGTTCTACGAGGGCTCTCCGGGGGCGCCCCGGGCCCTGGGGGCCCCTGTCTGCGGTCTGACCATCCCCGCCCCGGTGGCATCCTCTGGACCGTTCCTAGGCCTGCGCCTTGTCACGAGAGGCCGCCAGCCACGCGTGGACTTCGTGGGAGAAGTCACCTCTTTCCGGTCCG gaccTTGCGGTGCCTACTTCCGCTGTGGGAATGGCAGGTGCATCCCTCCGAGCCTGGTGTGTGATCCCTGGGGCATGGACAACTGTGGCGACGGCAGTGACCAGAGCTCCCGGCCACCAGCTGACTGCAGAG GTCCCTCTCTGGTGCCCGGCCAGACTGGCAGTACGGACGCTGGTGCCTCCAAGCCCCCGactctcctcctgcctcttggGTCTGCCGGCCCCCTCTGGGCTGCAGCTGAGAGGAGCACCCCCCTAGGCAGGGACCCAGCACAACGGAACGCAACTGTGGAAG GCCCCCAGCTCCGGGGGGTGGCAGTGGCCTCCTCGCTGCTCCTGGCCTCCGCCGGCCTCCTCGTGGGCTTCCTCTGGTGCTGCTGCTCCCCTGGCCGGCTGGCCCGGCAACGGCAACCTGGTGCCCGTGACCTCCGCCTCCGCTGCCGTGCAGCCTGCACCACCTGCTACACGTATCCCTGCCAG GTAGCTGGTGAGGCACAAGGCTGCGGGCCGAGGTTGGCTCTCCCAGGAATGAGGACtgccccaggcctgcagaagtGGGCAGTTGGCTCTACCTTGGGGGGCCCCATCCAGGAGGGGGAGTGGGGGCAGTTCTGGGCCTACGCAGCCACCGTGCCTGAGCCCTAG